One window of the Chryseobacterium sp. CY350 genome contains the following:
- a CDS encoding iron-containing alcohol dehydrogenase yields MLNFELKNPTKIIFGKGEIAKISKEIIHNAKILMIFGGGSIKNNGVYDQVKDALKDHDLLEFGGVPANPEYEVLLEALHIIKENNITYLLAVGGGSVIDGVKFLSAAASYDGEPWEILKKPVRTLEGEGMPFGTILTLPATGSEMNSGYVISRRETKEKLSSGGPGLFPLFSVLDPEVVRSIPKKQIANGIADAYTHVLEQYMTAPSSADLQERIAESILISLQETAPKVMTEEFDYDAAGNFMWCCTMALNGLIQKGVITDWAVHAMGHELTAYFGIDHARTLAVIAPSHYRYNFETKKEKLAQYAERVWNITEGSTEEKAEMAIKKLEDFFHSLEIKTKLSDYTNDFQNTAERVEKAFIERNWVGLGENKNLTPQDAYKILEMSY; encoded by the coding sequence ATGCTCAACTTTGAATTAAAAAATCCAACAAAAATAATTTTCGGTAAAGGTGAAATTGCAAAAATTTCGAAAGAGATTATACATAACGCAAAAATTTTAATGATTTTCGGTGGCGGTAGTATTAAAAATAACGGTGTTTATGATCAGGTGAAAGATGCTTTGAAAGATCACGATCTTTTGGAGTTTGGAGGCGTTCCTGCTAATCCGGAATATGAAGTTTTACTGGAAGCTTTGCACATTATTAAAGAAAATAATATCACTTATCTTCTCGCTGTAGGTGGCGGCTCCGTGATTGACGGTGTGAAATTTCTATCTGCTGCGGCTTCTTATGATGGTGAACCGTGGGAAATCCTTAAAAAACCTGTCAGAACTTTGGAAGGTGAGGGAATGCCTTTCGGAACCATTCTAACTCTACCGGCAACCGGTTCTGAGATGAATTCCGGCTACGTCATATCCAGAAGGGAAACAAAGGAGAAATTATCGTCGGGCGGACCAGGATTGTTTCCACTATTTTCGGTATTAGATCCTGAGGTTGTAAGATCTATTCCGAAAAAGCAGATTGCAAACGGAATCGCCGATGCTTACACTCACGTTTTAGAACAATATATGACAGCACCATCATCTGCTGATCTTCAGGAACGAATTGCCGAAAGCATTTTGATTAGCCTCCAGGAAACGGCGCCGAAAGTGATGACCGAAGAGTTTGATTACGATGCAGCAGGGAATTTCATGTGGTGTTGTACAATGGCTCTGAATGGTCTCATCCAGAAAGGTGTAATTACAGATTGGGCAGTACACGCGATGGGACATGAACTGACTGCGTATTTCGGAATCGATCATGCACGAACACTTGCCGTAATTGCGCCTTCGCACTATCGGTATAATTTTGAAACCAAAAAAGAAAAATTGGCACAATATGCAGAAAGAGTGTGGAATATTACAGAAGGAAGCACAGAAGAAAAGGCTGAAATGGCAATAAAAAAGCTTGAAGATTTCTTTCACAGTTTAGAAATTAAGACAAAGCTTTCTGATTACACAAATGATTTTCAGAACACTGCGGAACGTGTCGAGAAAGCATTTATAGAAAGAAACTGGGTCGGTTTGGGAGAAAATAAAAACCTTACTCCACAAGATGCTTATAAAATTCTGGAAATGAGTTATTAA
- the guaA gene encoding glutamine-hydrolyzing GMP synthase has protein sequence MNNGIIILDFGSQYNQLIGRRIREMGVYSEILPFNTPLETILEKKPKGIILSGGPSSVNAENAHLVEKELYEQGIPVLGICYGMQLTAHLLGGTVHKGVKGEYGKAHLDIVKESSLLKGVTQNSVVWMSHFDEVGMLPPGFDLNAKSGVIASIGNEEKKIFCVQFHPEVSHTEEGGKMLENFVFGICNSEKNWKLTNYIDKTVEEIREKVGDNKVILGLSGGVDSSVAAVLIHKAIGDQLHCIFVDTGLLRKDEDVKVMKNYGESFHMNIKLVDAKERFLSKLAGIDDPETKRKIIGNEFIHVFDEESHKIEGAKFLAQGTIYPDVIESQSVNGPSAVIKSHHNVGGLPEEMEFELLEPLRELFKDEVRKVGEELGIPHHLVHRHPFPGPGLGIRILGAVDAEKVKILQEADDIFIEELYKNDLYDKVSQAFVVLLPVKSVGVMGDERTYEYTAVVRSANTIDFMTATWSRLPYEFLDTVSSRIINEVRGINRVAYDISSKPPATIEWE, from the coding sequence ATCTTACCATTCAATACACCTTTAGAAACAATTTTAGAAAAAAAGCCAAAAGGAATCATCCTCTCTGGCGGGCCAAGTTCTGTAAATGCAGAAAATGCTCATTTAGTTGAAAAAGAATTGTACGAGCAGGGAATTCCCGTTTTAGGAATCTGCTACGGAATGCAGCTTACTGCACATCTTTTAGGCGGAACCGTGCATAAAGGTGTAAAAGGTGAATACGGTAAAGCTCATCTGGATATTGTAAAAGAATCTTCATTATTAAAAGGTGTTACGCAGAACTCGGTCGTGTGGATGAGTCACTTTGATGAGGTAGGAATGTTGCCTCCGGGTTTTGATTTAAATGCAAAATCAGGCGTAATTGCCTCAATTGGCAACGAAGAAAAGAAAATCTTTTGCGTACAGTTTCACCCGGAAGTTTCTCATACAGAAGAAGGCGGAAAAATGCTTGAAAACTTTGTGTTTGGAATCTGTAATTCTGAGAAGAACTGGAAACTGACTAATTATATCGATAAAACGGTAGAAGAGATCCGTGAGAAAGTGGGAGACAACAAGGTAATCCTCGGTCTTTCTGGCGGTGTAGATTCGTCTGTTGCTGCGGTATTAATTCATAAAGCAATCGGAGATCAACTTCACTGTATCTTTGTAGACACCGGACTTCTTAGAAAAGATGAAGACGTAAAGGTGATGAAAAATTATGGTGAAAGTTTTCATATGAACATCAAATTGGTAGATGCTAAAGAAAGATTTTTATCAAAATTAGCCGGAATTGATGATCCTGAAACTAAAAGAAAGATCATCGGGAACGAATTTATTCACGTTTTCGACGAAGAATCTCATAAAATTGAAGGTGCGAAATTTTTAGCACAGGGAACAATTTATCCTGATGTGATCGAAAGTCAGTCAGTAAACGGGCCTTCAGCGGTTATTAAATCTCACCACAACGTTGGCGGGCTTCCGGAAGAAATGGAGTTCGAATTGCTAGAGCCGTTGAGAGAATTATTCAAAGACGAAGTGAGAAAAGTAGGTGAAGAGTTGGGAATTCCGCATCATTTGGTACACAGACATCCATTCCCGGGTCCTGGTTTAGGAATTAGAATCTTAGGAGCTGTGGATGCCGAGAAAGTAAAAATTCTTCAGGAAGCTGACGATATTTTCATTGAAGAATTATACAAAAATGATCTGTACGACAAAGTTTCTCAGGCATTCGTGGTTCTTCTTCCTGTGAAATCTGTAGGTGTTATGGGTGACGAGAGAACGTACGAATACACAGCAGTTGTACGTTCTGCCAATACCATCGACTTTATGACGGCAACGTGGAGTAGACTTCCTTACGAGTTTTTAGATACCGTTTCCAGCAGAATTATCAATGAAGTGAGAGGAATCAACAGAGTAGCGTACGATATTTCAAGTAAGCCGCCAGCAACGATTGAGTGGGAATAA
- a CDS encoding lipocalin family protein, translating to MKKILVLAVIAGFSITSCKNDDQEDISIVGTWRHTQMKVISGKDGSVLSNNDLDACDQKTTTELTENGTLKSNYYEFYNSSCNHYYEEYGYSYDKNAQKLFIDGETFSIKSLTEHELVMNDPEADDDYNDDGFEDIYEMHLTR from the coding sequence ATGAAAAAAATTTTAGTGCTTGCAGTTATTGCCGGCTTTTCTATCACTTCTTGCAAAAATGATGATCAGGAAGACATATCGATAGTTGGAACTTGGAGACACACTCAAATGAAAGTAATTTCAGGAAAAGATGGAAGCGTTCTTAGCAACAACGACTTAGATGCTTGTGATCAAAAAACCACCACTGAATTAACAGAAAACGGCACTCTCAAAAGTAACTATTATGAATTCTACAACAGTTCTTGTAATCATTATTATGAAGAATACGGCTATTCATATGATAAAAATGCTCAAAAATTATTTATAGACGGTGAGACATTTTCTATAAAAAGCCTTACAGAGCACGAATTGGTAATGAATGATCCTGAAGCTGATGACGATTACAACGATGATGGATTTGAAGATATTTATGAAATGCATTTGACACGATAA
- a CDS encoding phosphoenolpyruvate carboxylase, whose amino-acid sequence MIHDQRAEKFRQIVENKFQIYNSLFMSLPYDKMTNIGMLLPFLYEESKDGYQEGKTPEQIVEEFFTNHTDLQTEEQKLELLFKIIQYIERQVVLFDSIEDAAFPNLHSDSDSGTVTNLFERSLQDHKLEKVREKLRDFQVKVVFTAHPTQFYPSSVQRILHDLRKSITDDSITNIDMLLQQLGKTPFVNKEKPTPIDEALSIIHYLRYVYYDTIGELFTTIKKTFGNGNFHLHEDLIQLGFWPGGDRDGNPFVTADVTKRVSEELRSAILKSYYGNLKDVRRRLSFRGVSEVLGQLSTELYSAIFRNERITAEDILKRLNEAEKILIEQHNSLFLDHLQNFKDRVMIFGTHFATLDIRQDSRIHQQVIDDVYDAKFGKNTDVGNEEKFNQLIMLSETIDADQFEDIIKDTLLNVAQVKDIQFANGNRGMNRYIISNSDAVKDVMNVYAFFKISGYNDEEINMDIVPLFETMEGLDNAESVMKELYKNPIYQKHLERRGSQQTIMLGFSDGTKDGGYLKANWEIYKAKEVLTKLSEENGIKVVFFDGRGGPPARGGGKTHDFYASQGKTIANNKIELTIQGQTITSIFGNKEQAKFNFEQLLTAGVENDVFKNSKKDLTEEERALIIELADISYKKYSDLKAHPMFVPYLQEMSTLEYYGKTNIGSRPSKRGGGNELKFEDLRAIPFVGSWSQLKQNVPGFFGFGFAMQQLKEEGRFDELRKLYKGSDFFKTLVLNSMMSMNKSYFPLTYYIKDNPKFGEFWNVLYSEYNLSKDIMLELTGFKMLQEEDPLSRKSVKIREKIVLPLLSIQQYALMKIQKGEGNKEAYEKLVTRSLFGNINASRNSA is encoded by the coding sequence ATGATACACGACCAACGCGCAGAAAAATTCAGGCAGATTGTAGAAAATAAGTTTCAAATCTACAATTCTTTATTCATGAGTCTGCCTTATGACAAAATGACGAATATCGGGATGCTTCTTCCTTTTCTTTATGAAGAAAGCAAAGACGGTTATCAGGAAGGTAAAACACCGGAGCAGATTGTTGAAGAATTCTTTACAAACCATACCGACTTGCAAACTGAAGAGCAAAAACTTGAGTTACTTTTTAAGATTATACAGTATATAGAAAGACAGGTTGTTCTTTTTGACAGTATCGAAGATGCAGCCTTTCCTAATTTGCATTCTGATAGCGACAGCGGCACGGTTACTAATCTTTTCGAGCGTTCGTTGCAGGATCATAAGCTGGAAAAAGTGCGTGAGAAATTGAGAGATTTTCAGGTAAAAGTAGTTTTTACGGCACACCCGACGCAGTTTTATCCAAGCTCGGTACAGCGGATTTTACATGATCTCAGAAAATCAATTACCGATGATTCTATCACCAATATAGATATGCTTTTGCAGCAATTAGGAAAAACTCCTTTTGTTAATAAAGAAAAACCGACTCCTATTGATGAGGCTTTGAGCATCATTCATTATCTGAGATATGTGTATTATGATACAATTGGTGAACTTTTTACAACAATCAAAAAAACTTTCGGAAACGGAAATTTTCATTTGCATGAAGATTTGATTCAGCTTGGTTTCTGGCCGGGTGGTGACAGAGACGGAAACCCTTTTGTGACGGCAGATGTCACGAAAAGAGTCTCGGAAGAACTTCGTTCGGCAATTTTAAAATCCTATTACGGAAATTTAAAAGACGTAAGACGCAGACTGAGTTTCAGAGGCGTTTCAGAGGTTTTGGGACAATTGAGCACAGAATTATATTCAGCTATTTTCCGAAATGAAAGAATTACTGCCGAAGATATTCTTAAAAGATTAAACGAAGCCGAAAAGATATTGATAGAACAGCACAATTCTTTGTTTCTGGATCATCTACAGAACTTCAAAGACCGCGTAATGATCTTCGGAACTCATTTTGCAACTTTGGATATTCGGCAGGACAGCAGAATTCACCAGCAGGTAATTGATGATGTTTACGATGCAAAATTTGGTAAAAATACTGATGTTGGCAACGAAGAAAAATTTAATCAACTGATAATGCTATCGGAAACGATTGATGCTGATCAGTTTGAAGATATCATCAAAGATACGCTATTGAATGTAGCTCAGGTAAAAGATATTCAGTTTGCTAACGGAAATCGCGGGATGAATCGATATATTATTTCAAATTCTGACGCCGTGAAAGATGTGATGAATGTTTATGCTTTTTTCAAAATTTCAGGATATAATGATGAAGAAATCAATATGGATATTGTTCCTCTTTTTGAAACGATGGAAGGCCTTGATAATGCCGAAAGCGTGATGAAAGAACTATATAAAAATCCGATTTATCAAAAACATTTGGAGAGAAGAGGAAGTCAGCAGACGATCATGCTTGGTTTTTCAGACGGAACAAAAGACGGTGGTTATCTGAAAGCTAACTGGGAAATTTATAAAGCGAAAGAAGTATTGACCAAACTTTCGGAAGAAAACGGAATCAAAGTTGTCTTTTTTGATGGTCGCGGCGGTCCGCCAGCGCGAGGTGGTGGCAAAACACACGATTTCTACGCTTCGCAGGGAAAAACAATTGCCAACAATAAAATCGAACTTACAATTCAAGGTCAAACTATAACCAGTATTTTTGGAAATAAGGAACAGGCAAAATTCAATTTTGAACAGCTTCTTACGGCTGGAGTTGAAAATGACGTGTTTAAAAACTCTAAAAAAGACCTAACGGAAGAAGAACGTGCATTAATTATTGAACTGGCAGATATCAGTTATAAAAAATATTCTGACCTAAAGGCTCATCCTATGTTTGTACCTTATCTTCAGGAGATGAGTACGCTTGAATATTACGGAAAAACCAATATCGGAAGCCGTCCGTCAAAACGAGGTGGTGGAAATGAGTTGAAATTTGAAGATCTGAGAGCGATTCCTTTTGTTGGATCTTGGTCGCAGCTAAAGCAGAATGTTCCTGGATTTTTCGGTTTTGGTTTTGCCATGCAGCAGCTGAAAGAAGAAGGAAGGTTCGATGAGCTGCGAAAACTGTACAAAGGTTCAGATTTCTTTAAAACATTGGTTTTAAACTCAATGATGAGTATGAATAAATCTTATTTTCCGCTTACCTATTATATTAAAGACAATCCGAAGTTCGGCGAATTCTGGAATGTGCTTTATAGCGAATATAATCTTTCAAAAGATATTATGCTTGAGCTTACCGGTTTCAAAATGCTGCAGGAAGAAGATCCTTTATCAAGAAAATCGGTTAAAATTCGTGAGAAAATTGTACTTCCACTGTTGAGTATTCAGCAATATGCTTTAATGAAAATTCAAAAAGGTGAAGGTAACAAGGAAGCTTACGAAAAACTGGTGACGAGATCTCTTTTTGGAAATATTAATGCGAGTAGAAATTCGGCTTAA
- a CDS encoding GDSL-type esterase/lipase family protein, translated as MKKIFSAFLLLTFVLIFSQEKKPMFWNDIQEFKALDQKTPPPKNAILLVGSSSFTKWKNVSEYFPGKTIINRGFGGSRLTDLNYYAHDLLNPYQPKQIIVYCGENDFADDANLKSDVVVDRFKIFYTKIREKFPHIEVDFISIKYSPSREKLWPQMKEANKKIAKFMKKEKNADYIDITKTMNDANGNVRKDLFVEDMLHITPEGYRLWTEVMNPYMK; from the coding sequence ATGAAGAAGATTTTCTCAGCATTTTTACTGCTGACTTTTGTCCTGATTTTTTCACAGGAAAAAAAACCAATGTTCTGGAACGACATCCAGGAATTTAAAGCTCTGGATCAAAAAACTCCTCCACCAAAAAATGCCATTTTATTAGTAGGAAGCTCATCTTTCACAAAATGGAAGAACGTCTCAGAATATTTTCCCGGCAAAACAATCATTAACAGAGGTTTTGGAGGTTCCAGGCTTACAGATTTAAATTACTATGCCCACGACTTGCTAAATCCTTATCAACCCAAGCAGATAATCGTCTACTGTGGCGAAAATGATTTTGCTGATGACGCTAATCTGAAATCAGATGTTGTAGTCGATCGGTTTAAGATCTTTTACACGAAAATTCGAGAAAAATTCCCTCATATTGAGGTAGATTTTATTTCCATTAAATATTCTCCGAGCCGCGAAAAACTATGGCCTCAAATGAAAGAAGCCAACAAGAAAATTGCAAAATTCATGAAGAAAGAGAAAAATGCAGATTATATTGACATTACAAAAACGATGAATGACGCAAACGGAAATGTAAGAAAAGATCTTTTCGTAGAAGACATGCTTCACATAACGCCTGAAGGTTATAGGCTGTGGACTGAAGTGATGAATCCTTATATGAAATAA
- a CDS encoding lipocalin-like domain-containing protein produces MKKYLLLFAFSALALSSCEDDDVEGFEMDMLKGEWKETKEEVISGADNKTVLNTITPTGCSAKSTTEFRIDYYAAYTAVTGIGATCTSAKTEGTYTYDAEKKILVIKYNNDNERPYKVDILSSTELRLMEMFNSIDYNGDQKIDFVYRSYKR; encoded by the coding sequence ATGAAAAAATACCTACTTTTATTTGCTTTTTCAGCTTTAGCGCTTAGTTCATGCGAAGATGATGATGTTGAAGGTTTTGAAATGGATATGCTGAAAGGTGAATGGAAAGAAACAAAAGAAGAAGTAATTTCCGGCGCAGACAATAAGACTGTTCTTAACACTATTACACCTACAGGCTGCAGCGCGAAAAGCACTACAGAGTTTAGAATAGATTATTACGCAGCGTATACAGCAGTTACGGGAATTGGCGCTACGTGTACAAGCGCAAAAACAGAAGGTACTTATACATATGATGCTGAAAAGAAAATTTTGGTCATAAAGTACAATAATGATAATGAAAGACCTTACAAAGTAGACATTTTAAGCAGCACAGAACTGCGCCTTATGGAAATGTTTAACAGTATAGATTATAACGGAGATCAGAAAATTGACTTCGTTTATAGAAGTTATAAAAGATAA
- the pheA gene encoding prephenate dehydratase, which translates to MKIAYLGPQASFTQLAASQIFPDKELVPQSSILDCFNAVKNNEVDKAVVPLENSIEGTVSMTLDYLYDFDVFIETELVMPIAHHLMIHPDNEVFEKVISHPQALAQTFHFRYDHFKDIPSQDFSSTAASAKLVSENQNEKWAAIANRYSAKLYGLKIIRENIQDFEQNHTKFIVISKQKSALQLPLPKTSEKTSLIITLPEDHAGGLHQVLSVFAWRKMNLSKIESRTLKTGLGNYFFFINVESEWHNVLSQNAIDEIVSLGSQVKFLGHYDEYVFVE; encoded by the coding sequence ATGAAGATAGCATACCTCGGTCCGCAGGCGAGTTTCACTCAATTGGCAGCCTCACAGATTTTTCCAGATAAAGAATTGGTTCCGCAGTCGAGTATTCTCGATTGTTTCAATGCAGTGAAAAATAATGAAGTGGATAAAGCCGTAGTTCCTTTGGAAAATTCTATTGAAGGAACAGTTTCTATGACGCTCGATTATCTCTATGATTTTGATGTTTTTATAGAAACCGAATTGGTAATGCCGATCGCTCATCACCTGATGATTCATCCCGATAATGAAGTTTTTGAGAAGGTAATTTCTCATCCGCAGGCTTTAGCGCAGACTTTTCATTTCAGATATGATCATTTTAAAGATATTCCGTCTCAGGATTTCAGTTCTACAGCGGCATCTGCGAAGTTAGTTTCAGAAAACCAAAACGAAAAATGGGCTGCAATTGCCAATCGATATTCTGCCAAATTGTATGGTTTAAAAATCATTCGTGAAAATATTCAGGATTTTGAACAGAATCATACCAAGTTCATCGTCATTTCAAAACAGAAGTCAGCTTTGCAACTTCCGCTACCCAAAACTTCTGAAAAAACTTCTTTGATTATCACTCTTCCCGAAGATCACGCAGGAGGTCTTCATCAGGTACTTTCCGTCTTTGCTTGGCGAAAAATGAACCTTTCAAAAATCGAAAGCCGAACGTTGAAAACCGGTTTGGGAAATTACTTTTTCTTTATCAATGTCGAGAGTGAGTGGCACAATGTTCTTTCTCAAAATGCTATCGATGAGATTGTTTCTTTAGGCTCTCAGGTGAAATTTTTGGGACATTATGATGAATATGTTTTTGTGGAATAA
- a CDS encoding DEAD/DEAH box helicase: MEKLTFADFDLPVKVLDVLADLNLFEPTPIQEKSIGPILSGRDVMGIAQTGTGKTLAYLLPVLKTWKYNKNGNPTVVVLVPTRELVVQVTEIVEKLTENITARVIGIYGGKNINTQKLLFNDGCDILVGTPGRIMDLAIDNAISLKEVQKLIIDEFDEMLNLGFRPQLTHIFEMMRDKRQNILFSATMTEAVDEMLDQYFAGPIEISLAKSGTPLEKIEQTAYKVENFNTKINLLEHLLKNNEDMSKVLIFANNKKHSDLLFTQINELFPDEFDVIHSNKSQNYRLKAMKRFEKEEIRGLITTDVMARGLDISNITHVINFETPEVPEQYIHRIGRTGRADKDGKAITFVAKREETLVLDIELLMDKELTYIDFPEEVKINPKKIASEEDLIVMKNPAQVKLYEGGGAFHEKKDKNKKENWGGPSKRKTPKKFGANRAQQKSISKSKRKK, translated from the coding sequence ATGGAAAAACTCACTTTTGCAGACTTTGATCTCCCGGTTAAAGTTCTTGATGTTTTAGCAGATTTAAATTTATTTGAGCCTACTCCAATTCAGGAGAAGAGTATAGGGCCGATCCTGTCCGGAAGAGATGTGATGGGAATTGCACAGACGGGAACAGGGAAGACGTTGGCTTATCTTTTACCTGTTTTAAAGACATGGAAATACAACAAAAACGGAAATCCTACAGTTGTTGTTTTGGTGCCTACAAGAGAATTGGTTGTTCAGGTGACAGAAATCGTAGAAAAACTGACAGAAAATATCACTGCAAGAGTAATCGGTATCTATGGAGGGAAAAACATCAATACGCAAAAGCTTTTATTCAATGACGGATGTGATATTTTGGTAGGAACTCCCGGAAGAATTATGGATTTGGCGATTGATAATGCAATCTCTTTAAAAGAAGTTCAGAAGTTGATTATTGATGAGTTTGATGAAATGTTGAATTTAGGTTTCAGGCCTCAGCTGACACACATTTTTGAAATGATGAGAGATAAAAGACAAAATATTCTCTTCTCTGCAACAATGACAGAAGCTGTTGACGAAATGCTGGATCAGTATTTTGCAGGTCCGATAGAAATTTCATTGGCGAAATCCGGAACTCCGCTTGAGAAGATCGAGCAGACTGCTTATAAAGTTGAAAACTTCAACACAAAGATCAATTTGCTTGAGCATTTGCTGAAGAACAATGAAGATATGTCGAAGGTTTTGATTTTTGCCAATAACAAAAAGCATTCAGACTTACTTTTTACCCAAATTAATGAGCTTTTTCCCGATGAGTTTGATGTAATTCACTCAAACAAATCTCAAAACTACAGATTGAAAGCGATGAAACGCTTTGAAAAGGAAGAAATCAGAGGTTTGATCACTACAGATGTCATGGCGAGAGGTCTTGATATTTCTAATATTACCCACGTTATCAACTTTGAAACTCCTGAAGTTCCGGAACAGTATATTCACAGAATTGGTAGAACGGGTAGGGCAGATAAAGACGGAAAAGCGATTACATTTGTTGCTAAAAGAGAGGAAACTTTGGTTCTTGACATCGAATTGTTGATGGATAAAGAACTGACATACATTGATTTCCCGGAAGAAGTGAAGATTAATCCTAAAAAGATCGCGTCAGAAGAAGATCTGATTGTTATGAAAAATCCTGCTCAGGTAAAACTTTACGAAGGTGGCGGTGCTTTTCACGAGAAAAAGGATAAAAATAAAAAAGAAAACTGGGGAGGCCCATCAAAAAGAAAAACTCCAAAAAAATTCGGAGCCAACCGAGCCCAGCAAAAATCAATCTCGAAATCTAAGAGAAAGAAATAA
- a CDS encoding ABC1 kinase family protein, which yields MFDKQQRKLKRSARLISVLSKYGFKDMIARMGKKPEENTVQSDEIVSKGTVYERIRLVLEELGPTFVKLGQTFSNREDLLPPELIQELQKLQDRVEVVDMNVEEILENEFNIVVKEHFSEIILRPLATASIAQVYKATLITGEEVILKIKKPDVLSVIEDDLLIIKDLVKLISTYSEIGSKLNLKQAIATFEKSLLEEVSLVNERNNINQFALNFKNNKETYVPVVYDEFSNNNVLCMEFIDGIKVTYKAELLNNNIDPVTVSETGLRLFVSQILDYGFFHADPHAGNILVKKDGKVVFIDFGAVGKIQPNDKEILESLIVAFVAKNSGKIVRYLKKMAVSYEIPDERRFENDVEEVLNFVHSTSLKNIDPHVIINKMKDVLKDNKLYMPAYFYLLFKGIGLIEGVGRTINPDLDVVKSLHPYTKKILSRKISPKKLLKTGMEKMMNFTDNVDEIPKELRSVLQKLDDNKFTISSEIKNIEKTNNLIKSSIINLILAMVLAANIIATAIVFVSESEPRIGEMSLIAVLGFAFSIILVIILLLRILRK from the coding sequence ATGTTTGATAAACAGCAGCGAAAGCTGAAAAGATCTGCCAGATTAATATCCGTTTTAAGCAAATACGGCTTCAAAGATATGATTGCCAGAATGGGCAAAAAACCGGAAGAAAATACTGTACAGTCCGACGAAATTGTTTCAAAAGGAACGGTATACGAAAGAATACGACTGGTTTTAGAAGAATTGGGACCTACTTTTGTGAAACTCGGACAGACATTCAGCAACCGAGAAGACTTGCTTCCACCGGAACTCATTCAGGAACTTCAGAAGCTTCAGGATCGGGTAGAAGTGGTCGACATGAATGTTGAGGAAATCTTGGAAAACGAATTTAATATCGTTGTTAAAGAACATTTTTCTGAAATTATTCTAAGACCTTTGGCGACAGCTTCCATTGCTCAGGTTTACAAAGCAACTTTAATAACGGGCGAAGAAGTTATTTTAAAGATCAAAAAACCGGATGTTCTCAGTGTTATTGAAGATGATTTATTGATTATAAAAGATTTGGTTAAATTAATTTCAACCTATTCTGAAATTGGTTCCAAGTTAAATTTAAAACAGGCGATCGCAACTTTTGAAAAGTCTTTATTGGAAGAAGTTTCGTTGGTAAATGAGAGAAATAATATTAACCAGTTTGCTTTAAATTTTAAAAACAATAAAGAGACGTACGTTCCTGTTGTTTACGACGAATTTTCCAACAATAACGTCCTTTGTATGGAATTTATTGACGGAATAAAAGTCACCTACAAAGCCGAGCTTTTAAATAATAATATTGATCCTGTAACGGTTTCTGAAACAGGTTTGCGTTTATTTGTTTCTCAGATTTTAGATTATGGTTTTTTTCATGCCGATCCGCATGCCGGAAATATCTTAGTGAAAAAAGATGGTAAAGTAGTATTCATAGATTTTGGGGCAGTAGGGAAAATTCAGCCCAACGACAAAGAAATCCTTGAAAGTCTGATTGTTGCTTTCGTTGCAAAAAATTCAGGCAAAATTGTTCGTTACCTAAAGAAAATGGCAGTCAGCTACGAAATCCCCGATGAAAGAAGATTTGAAAATGACGTCGAAGAAGTGTTGAATTTTGTTCACAGTACTTCCTTAAAGAATATTGATCCTCATGTGATCATCAATAAAATGAAGGACGTTTTGAAAGATAATAAGTTGTATATGCCGGCTTATTTTTATCTTTTGTTTAAAGGAATTGGTCTGATAGAAGGTGTAGGACGAACGATAAATCCTGATCTTGATGTGGTGAAAAGTCTTCATCCTTATACAAAGAAAATTCTTTCACGAAAGATAAGTCCGAAAAAGCTTCTCAAAACCGGGATGGAGAAAATGATGAATTTCACTGACAATGTAGATGAAATTCCGAAAGAGTTGCGTTCTGTACTGCAAAAACTCGATGACAATAAATTCACTATTTCAAGTGAAATCAAGAATATTGAAAAGACCAACAATCTTATCAAATCAAGTATCATCAATCTCATTTTGGCGATGGTTTTGGCCGCCAATATTATTGCGACGGCTATCGTTTTTGTTTCAGAATCCGAACCTAGAATCGGTGAAATGTCTTTAATTGCTGTGTTGGGATTTGCATTTTCTATTATCCTTGTTATTATTCTTTTACTAAGGATTTTGAGGAAATAA